From a single Herbiconiux sp. SALV-R1 genomic region:
- a CDS encoding IS3 family transposase (programmed frameshift) produces the protein MPKPVPREFRDDVVAIALRRESSFAQIAKDFGISESCVQRWVKIAEVDGGRRSGVSSSEAAENRELRKRVKLLEQEVEILWRAAAYLSQANLSGPKGLYPLVSELAADGIPVAVTCRVLKFAKQPYYRWLQDPVSRRDWDDAQLTNAAIDVHADDPAFGYRFIADELAAAGFTASERRVWRLCSENEIFSAFIRKRRGKGRLVGPPVRDDLVRREFTATGPDRLWLTDISEHPTGEGKVYLCAVKDVWSNRIVGYSINERMTSELAVSALRMAIQRRNPTATTVHSDRGSQFRSRRFQAELDRNGLVGSMGRVGAAGDNAPMESFFALLQKNVLNSRRWPTRDDLRLANVTWIERTYHRRRRQRVLGKLTPVEFEAIMTTPAASAA, from the exons ATGCCTAAACCGGTCCCCAGGGAGTTCCGGGACGACGTCGTTGCTATTGCGTTGCGGAGGGAGTCGTCGTTCGCGCAGATCGCGAAGGACTTCGGGATCTCCGAGTCCTGCGTGCAGCGATGGGTCAAGATCGCTGAGGTCGACGGTGGTCGGCGGTCCGGTGTCAGCTCGAGCGAAGCGGCTGAGAACCGTGAGCTGCGTAAGCGGGTGAAGCTGCTCGAGCAGGAGGTCGAGATCCTTTGGCGTGCGGCGGCGTATCTGTCGCAGGCGAACCTGTCTGGCCCAAAAG GGCTCTACCCGCTCGTGAGTGAACTCGCCGCCGACGGTATCCCCGTCGCGGTGACGTGTCGGGTGTTGAAGTTCGCGAAACAGCCGTACTACCGGTGGCTGCAGGATCCCGTCTCGCGACGGGACTGGGACGACGCGCAGCTGACCAACGCGGCGATCGACGTGCATGCCGACGACCCGGCGTTCGGTTACAGGTTCATCGCCGACGAGCTCGCCGCGGCCGGGTTCACCGCGTCGGAGCGGCGGGTGTGGCGCCTGTGTTCCGAGAATGAGATCTTCAGCGCATTCATCCGCAAACGCCGCGGCAAGGGCCGTCTGGTCGGCCCGCCGGTGCGCGACGATCTCGTCCGGCGGGAGTTCACCGCGACCGGTCCTGACCGGCTCTGGCTCACCGACATCTCCGAACACCCGACCGGCGAGGGGAAGGTCTATCTCTGCGCCGTGAAGGACGTCTGGTCGAACCGGATCGTCGGCTACTCGATCAACGAACGGATGACGTCAGAGCTCGCCGTGTCGGCGCTGCGGATGGCGATCCAGCGCCGCAACCCGACCGCGACGACCGTTCACAGCGATAGGGGCAGCCAGTTCCGTTCGCGGCGATTCCAGGCCGAATTGGACCGGAACGGGCTCGTCGGCTCCATGGGCAGAGTCGGCGCCGCCGGAGACAACGCGCCCATGGAGTCGTTCTTCGCTCTGCTGCAGAAGAACGTTCTCAACAGCCGCCGCTGGCCCACCCGAGACGATCTCCGCCTCGCCAACGTGACCTGGATCGAGCGGACCTACCACCGGCGTCGCCGGCAACGTGTCCTCGGCAAGTTGACGCCCGTCGAGTTCGAAGCAATTATGACCACACCGGCCGCATCCGCGGCCTAA
- the pknB gene encoding Stk1 family PASTA domain-containing Ser/Thr kinase produces the protein MTSAPPDPMIGRLIDGRYQVKSRVARGGMATVYLATDLRLERQVAIKIMHGHLADDAAFKERFVQEARSAARLAHPNVVNVFDQGQDSDIAYLVMEYLPGVTLRDLLKDYGKLTTEQTVDVMDAVLGGLAAAHKAGIVHRDLKPENVLMADDGRIKISDFGLARAVSANTATGQALLGTIAYLSPELLTRGTADARSDIYAAGIMMYEMLVGAQPYVGEQPMAIAFQHANDQMPVPSAANPSVPEQLDDLVLWATAKDPADRPTDAREMLERLRIAEIEIAGARPSSNTTQRTAVMPAATFDADLDHAQTQVLESHRRTGAMAAVAAPAAPSFDTTIAAPAPSPRTPPSTVDKVGRKAATRRKRGFWIFAIVLVVAAALGGGAWWYGAGPGAVTTVPGLAGSQPADAEATLAGLGFTTDQEPTASTDVPAGTVIGTDPGEGASAPNGSNVTILVSSGPAIIAVPTDKLAGQDEATARAALEAAPFTVADTQRRFDGEVPAGIVIAALGADGNLLGDTYGELQPVTLIVSAGAVPDVVGQTLEEAQATLSAVELAGVEGTHDFNDDIPEGQVYQAVPTTDPIRPGDSITLNISRGPEPVAIPNVVGLTWDEARPQLEDAGFALSYPPIGDIPGTGGLLKVTALSPNGGTSAPRGSTITVSLGL, from the coding sequence GTGACCAGCGCGCCCCCCGACCCCATGATCGGACGTCTCATCGACGGCCGCTATCAGGTCAAGTCGCGCGTCGCCCGGGGCGGCATGGCCACGGTCTACCTCGCCACCGACCTGAGGCTCGAACGCCAGGTGGCCATCAAGATCATGCACGGGCACCTCGCCGACGATGCGGCGTTCAAGGAACGCTTCGTGCAGGAGGCGCGCTCGGCGGCCCGCCTCGCGCATCCGAACGTCGTCAACGTCTTCGACCAGGGGCAGGACAGCGACATCGCCTACCTGGTGATGGAGTACCTGCCCGGCGTCACCCTGCGCGACCTGCTGAAGGACTACGGAAAGCTCACCACCGAGCAGACCGTCGACGTGATGGATGCGGTGCTCGGTGGCCTCGCCGCCGCCCACAAGGCCGGCATCGTGCACCGCGACCTCAAGCCCGAGAACGTGCTGATGGCCGACGACGGGCGCATCAAGATCAGCGACTTCGGCCTCGCTCGGGCCGTCTCGGCGAACACGGCGACCGGGCAGGCGCTGCTCGGCACCATCGCCTACCTCTCCCCCGAGCTGCTCACCCGGGGAACGGCGGATGCGCGCAGCGACATCTACGCGGCCGGCATCATGATGTACGAGATGCTGGTGGGCGCCCAGCCCTACGTGGGTGAGCAGCCCATGGCCATCGCGTTCCAGCACGCCAACGACCAGATGCCGGTGCCGAGCGCCGCGAACCCGTCGGTGCCGGAGCAGCTCGACGACCTGGTGCTGTGGGCGACGGCGAAAGACCCGGCCGACCGGCCGACGGATGCGCGCGAGATGCTCGAGCGGCTGCGCATCGCCGAGATCGAGATCGCCGGGGCGCGGCCGTCGTCGAACACGACCCAGCGCACCGCGGTCATGCCCGCCGCCACCTTCGACGCCGACCTCGACCACGCCCAGACCCAGGTTCTCGAGTCGCACCGTCGCACGGGGGCGATGGCTGCCGTCGCGGCACCTGCCGCCCCGAGCTTCGACACGACGATCGCCGCGCCGGCCCCCTCGCCCCGCACGCCTCCGTCGACCGTCGACAAGGTCGGGCGCAAGGCGGCGACGCGTCGCAAGCGCGGCTTCTGGATCTTCGCGATCGTCCTCGTCGTCGCCGCCGCGCTCGGTGGCGGGGCCTGGTGGTACGGAGCCGGACCAGGCGCCGTCACCACCGTGCCCGGTCTGGCCGGTTCGCAGCCCGCCGACGCCGAAGCCACGCTCGCCGGGCTCGGCTTCACCACCGATCAGGAGCCCACCGCGAGCACCGATGTCCCCGCCGGAACGGTCATCGGCACCGATCCCGGTGAGGGCGCCTCCGCTCCGAACGGATCGAACGTCACGATCCTCGTCTCCTCAGGGCCCGCGATCATCGCGGTGCCCACCGACAAGCTGGCGGGGCAGGACGAGGCGACGGCCCGTGCCGCTCTCGAGGCCGCCCCGTTCACCGTCGCCGACACGCAGCGCCGCTTCGACGGCGAGGTGCCTGCCGGCATCGTCATCGCTGCGCTCGGCGCCGACGGCAACCTGCTCGGAGACACCTACGGCGAGCTCCAGCCGGTCACCCTCATCGTGTCGGCGGGCGCCGTCCCCGACGTGGTCGGTCAGACCCTCGAGGAGGCGCAGGCCACCCTGTCGGCGGTCGAGCTCGCCGGGGTCGAGGGCACGCACGACTTCAACGACGACATCCCCGAGGGCCAGGTGTACCAGGCGGTTCCCACCACCGACCCCATCCGCCCGGGCGACTCGATCACCCTCAACATCTCCCGCGGCCCCGAGCCCGTCGCCATCCCCAACGTCGTCGGCCTCACCTGGGACGAAGCCCGCCCCCAGCTCGAAGACGCCGGCTTCGCCCTCAGCTACCCGCCCATCGGCGACATCCCCGGCACCGGCGGCCTCCTCAAAGTCACCGCCCTCTCCCCCAACGGCGGCACCTCCGCCCCCCGCGGCTCCACCATCACCGTCTCCCTCGGCCTCTAG
- a CDS encoding Rv2175c family DNA-binding protein translates to MWQSVPVTDLPATEWLTIPDLVEVLGLTQSKVRRVIEERSLVAVRRDGVLKVPASFVKDGEPLKELRGTVILLADNHFSDDEIVEWLLEQNETLDAAPIDALRSGRKTEVRRVAQALAF, encoded by the coding sequence ATGTGGCAATCTGTACCTGTGACTGATCTGCCCGCCACCGAATGGCTGACGATTCCCGATCTGGTCGAGGTGCTCGGCCTCACCCAGAGCAAGGTGCGGAGGGTGATCGAGGAGCGCTCGCTCGTCGCGGTGCGTCGCGACGGCGTGCTCAAGGTTCCGGCGAGCTTCGTCAAAGACGGCGAACCCCTGAAGGAGCTCCGCGGCACCGTCATCCTGCTCGCCGACAACCACTTCAGCGACGACGAGATCGTCGAGTGGCTGCTCGAGCAGAACGAGACTCTGGATGCGGCACCCATCGATGCGCTCCGCTCCGGTCGCAAGACCGAGGTGCGCCGGGTGGCGCAGGCGCTCGCCTTCTAG
- a CDS encoding polyprenyl synthetase family protein encodes MMESPRLVNLVDARIAEFLTSRDPILRRIAPELTPFASFSRDLLSGGKRFRAQFCYWGWRAVAPATTASAVPGETELDALVDLCAGLELFHAAALVHDDIIDNSDTRRGGPSVHRRFEALHRDEGWRGSAAEFGEGGAILLGDLLLAWSDELIAHAILEAPSLATHVAARAALDEMRTEVTLGQYLDLQEERAWATADPEQALARAERVIVYKSAKYSVEAPLVIGASLRGATLEQVEALRGFGLPLGIAFQLRDDLLGVFGDSARTGKPSGDDLREGKRTVLVALARTRLDASARRLFDELLGDPELDEGQIRMLQSTILDTGAVGDVETMIDARYREALEVLAGAPVGDTARAELASLARVITQREA; translated from the coding sequence GTGATGGAAAGCCCGCGCCTAGTCAATCTCGTCGACGCCAGAATCGCTGAATTCCTCACGTCCCGTGATCCCATTCTCCGACGCATCGCGCCCGAGCTCACGCCCTTCGCGAGCTTCTCGCGGGATCTTCTCAGCGGCGGCAAGAGGTTCAGGGCGCAGTTCTGCTACTGGGGCTGGCGGGCCGTGGCGCCGGCGACCACCGCATCCGCTGTTCCCGGTGAGACGGAGCTCGACGCGCTGGTCGATCTGTGCGCCGGGCTCGAGCTCTTCCACGCCGCGGCGCTGGTGCACGACGACATCATCGACAACTCCGACACCCGGCGCGGCGGGCCGAGCGTGCACCGTCGCTTCGAGGCGCTGCACCGCGACGAGGGGTGGCGCGGCTCGGCGGCCGAGTTCGGCGAGGGCGGGGCGATCCTCCTCGGCGACCTGCTGCTGGCCTGGAGCGACGAGCTCATCGCGCACGCCATCCTCGAGGCGCCGTCGCTCGCCACGCACGTCGCCGCGCGGGCCGCCCTCGACGAGATGCGCACCGAGGTCACCCTCGGCCAGTACCTCGACCTGCAGGAGGAGCGGGCGTGGGCGACGGCCGATCCCGAGCAGGCGCTCGCCCGTGCCGAGCGGGTCATCGTGTACAAGTCGGCGAAATACAGCGTCGAGGCGCCCCTCGTCATCGGCGCATCGCTGCGGGGAGCCACGCTCGAGCAGGTCGAGGCGCTGCGCGGCTTCGGCCTGCCGCTCGGCATCGCCTTCCAGCTGCGCGACGACCTGCTCGGCGTGTTCGGCGACTCGGCACGCACCGGCAAGCCGAGCGGCGACGACCTGCGCGAGGGCAAGCGCACCGTGCTGGTCGCGCTCGCCCGCACGCGGCTCGACGCGTCGGCGAGGCGGCTGTTCGACGAGCTGCTCGGCGACCCCGAGCTCGACGAGGGTCAGATCAGGATGCTGCAGAGCACCATCCTCGACACCGGCGCGGTCGGCGACGTCGAGACGATGATCGACGCGCGCTACCGGGAGGCGCTCGAGGTGCTGGCCGGGGCGCCGGTCGGCGACACGGCGCGCGCGGAGCTGGCCAGCCTGGCGCGGGTGATCACGCAGCGGGAGGCGTAA
- a CDS encoding DUF3040 domain-containing protein encodes MPLSEQEQRLLDEMERSLYHNDADFVSAVGGGRGRLNYGALVLGILVGILGLGVVIAGVVFRQPLIGIVGFIAMFGGVLLALRRTRRGAPAAPAEPTASGASSARGASRGGSSGGNASGSGFMDRLNDRWERRDDDRNE; translated from the coding sequence ATGCCGCTTTCGGAGCAAGAACAGAGACTCCTCGATGAGATGGAGCGCAGCCTCTACCACAACGATGCCGACTTCGTCTCGGCCGTCGGAGGTGGCCGTGGGCGATTGAACTACGGCGCGCTGGTGCTGGGGATCCTTGTCGGCATCCTCGGTCTCGGTGTCGTCATCGCCGGGGTGGTCTTCCGCCAGCCCCTCATCGGCATCGTCGGCTTCATCGCCATGTTCGGCGGGGTGCTGCTGGCCTTGCGCCGCACCCGTCGTGGTGCGCCCGCCGCACCGGCCGAGCCCACCGCATCCGGTGCCTCCTCGGCTCGGGGTGCGAGCCGTGGCGGTTCGAGCGGCGGCAACGCCTCGGGCTCCGGCTTCATGGACAGGTTGAACGACCGGTGGGAGCGTCGCGACGACGATCGCAACGAGTGA
- the mraZ gene encoding division/cell wall cluster transcriptional repressor MraZ, protein MFLGTYAPKLDDKGRIILPAKFRDELAGGVVMTRGQENCIYVFSNREFEALHEKIRQAPVTSKQARDYLRVFLSGASAETPDKQHRVTVPAPLRAYAKLDRDLVVIGAGSRAEIWDAEAWNSYLAAQEAAFSETDEEVIPGLF, encoded by the coding sequence ATGTTCCTTGGCACCTACGCCCCCAAGCTCGACGACAAAGGGCGCATCATCCTTCCCGCCAAGTTCCGCGACGAACTGGCCGGGGGAGTGGTCATGACCCGCGGGCAGGAGAACTGCATCTACGTGTTCTCGAACCGCGAGTTCGAGGCGCTGCACGAGAAGATCCGTCAGGCTCCCGTCACCAGCAAGCAGGCGCGCGACTACCTCCGCGTCTTCCTCTCCGGCGCCAGCGCCGAGACCCCCGACAAGCAGCACCGCGTGACGGTGCCCGCTCCGCTTCGCGCCTACGCCAAGCTCGACCGCGACCTCGTCGTGATCGGTGCCGGCAGCCGCGCCGAGATCTGGGACGCCGAGGCCTGGAACAGCTACCTCGCCGCCCAGGAGGCCGCCTTCTCCGAGACCGACGAGGAGGTGATCCCGGGACTGTTCTGA
- the rsmH gene encoding 16S rRNA (cytosine(1402)-N(4))-methyltransferase RsmH — protein MRMAADEITPDDTDTAGIDAAHLEAAQIGGIHASVLLERSIELLGPALTRPGAVLVDCTLGLGGHSEAFLDAFPELHLVGLDRDPHALELAGRRLERFADRTDLVHCVYDEIDEALEGLGIDEVDGILFDLGVSSMQLDRVERGFSYSKDAPLDMRMDDTAELTAAHIIASYPEAELRRIFRDYGEERLADRYARFIVAARDEAPITRSGQLVDILQAATPAKFLNSGHPAKRVFQALRIEVNAELAVLERALPKAIDALALGGRIVVLAFQSLEDRIVKRELLQRSTSTAPAGLPVELPEHRPELKLLVRGAELAGDDERARNPRAIPVRLRAAEKIRRIA, from the coding sequence ATGCGCATGGCAGCAGACGAGATCACCCCCGACGACACCGACACGGCCGGAATCGACGCAGCCCACCTCGAGGCGGCGCAGATCGGCGGCATCCACGCCTCCGTGCTGCTCGAGCGCAGCATCGAGCTGCTCGGCCCCGCGCTCACGCGCCCGGGCGCGGTGCTCGTCGACTGCACCCTCGGCCTCGGCGGCCACTCCGAGGCGTTCCTCGACGCCTTCCCCGAGCTCCACCTGGTGGGCCTCGACCGCGACCCCCACGCGCTCGAATTGGCCGGCCGCCGACTGGAGCGCTTCGCCGACCGCACCGACCTCGTGCACTGCGTCTACGACGAGATCGACGAGGCGCTCGAGGGTCTCGGCATCGACGAGGTCGACGGCATCCTGTTCGACCTCGGCGTCTCGTCGATGCAGCTCGACCGGGTGGAGCGCGGCTTCTCGTACTCGAAGGATGCGCCCCTCGACATGCGCATGGACGACACCGCGGAGCTCACCGCGGCTCACATCATCGCGAGCTACCCCGAGGCCGAGCTCCGCCGCATCTTCCGCGACTACGGCGAGGAGCGGCTCGCCGACCGCTACGCCCGGTTCATCGTCGCCGCCCGCGACGAGGCGCCGATCACGCGTTCCGGCCAGCTGGTCGACATCCTCCAGGCCGCCACCCCGGCGAAGTTCCTGAACTCGGGGCACCCGGCCAAGCGCGTGTTCCAGGCGCTGCGCATCGAGGTGAACGCCGAACTGGCGGTGCTGGAGCGGGCGCTCCCCAAGGCGATCGACGCGCTCGCGCTCGGCGGCCGCATCGTGGTGCTCGCCTTCCAGTCGCTCGAAGACCGCATCGTGAAGCGCGAGCTTCTGCAGCGCTCCACCTCGACGGCCCCGGCCGGCCTCCCCGTGGAGCTCCCCGAACACCGTCCCGAGCTGAAGCTCCTCGTGCGAGGCGCCGAGCTCGCCGGCGACGACGAACGGGCGCGCAACCCGCGCGCCATCCCCGTGCGGCTGCGTGCCGCCGAGAAGATCCGGAGGATCGCATGA
- a CDS encoding penicillin-binding protein 2: protein MTAADRSTKRRAVVAVAVVVAVVAVFVVRLVSIQIVQADTLNAESSDKLSASTTIDGLRGDIVDNDGTVLATTVLRYDITTSPQSVSDVERTNDDGTVTTVTPQMAAGEIAAILGTSADEVYASLTSDPTSNFAYVARNVDVDTFRAIRDLDLWWLYYSSNQKRSYPNGAVAGSVVGFMDTDGEGVAGVEQIENTCLTGTDGTETYERSGEGVAIPGTTKTTVQAKPGGTAVLTLDSDLQWFSQQALLERIQETGAAWGTVVVQEVKTGKLLAVADYPSVDPNNVDATPDADRGSIAFQAPFEPGSTFKALTAASILDAGAATVSTQVEAPYIFTDANGASTRDSSYHDGPLRLTFAGVMQESSNTGFGMLGELLSSEQRYDYMEKFHMTTPSEVGFPAESGGILSPWQDWDDQTNLTTTFGQGVSTTAIQIASLYQTLGNGGVRLPVQLVEGCKQSDGTLTEVPDATGEQIVPSSVSTDVVNMLETVVTGGYAKTSLEIPGYRVAAKTGTAQMSDGSGAYGSSYITSVAGLAPADDPQYVVSVTIAKPVTIESALAAAPVFQKIMSQVLKENRVLPSTVPGPDLPTTY, encoded by the coding sequence GTGACCGCAGCCGATCGCAGCACCAAGCGCCGCGCCGTCGTGGCGGTGGCCGTGGTGGTCGCCGTCGTGGCGGTGTTCGTGGTGCGGCTGGTCTCCATCCAGATCGTGCAGGCCGATACCCTGAACGCCGAGTCGAGCGACAAGCTCTCGGCCTCGACCACCATCGACGGCCTGCGCGGTGACATCGTCGACAACGACGGCACGGTGCTCGCCACGACGGTGCTGCGCTACGACATCACCACCTCGCCCCAGTCGGTGAGCGACGTGGAGCGCACCAACGACGACGGCACGGTGACGACCGTCACCCCGCAGATGGCGGCCGGCGAGATCGCCGCCATCCTCGGCACCTCGGCCGACGAGGTGTACGCCTCGCTCACGAGCGACCCCACCTCGAACTTCGCCTACGTCGCCCGCAACGTCGACGTCGACACCTTCCGCGCCATCCGCGACCTCGACCTGTGGTGGCTGTACTACTCCTCGAACCAGAAGCGCAGCTACCCGAACGGTGCGGTCGCGGGCAGCGTGGTGGGCTTCATGGACACCGATGGCGAGGGCGTCGCGGGTGTCGAGCAGATCGAGAACACCTGCCTCACCGGCACCGACGGCACCGAGACCTACGAGCGCAGCGGCGAGGGCGTCGCCATCCCGGGCACGACGAAGACGACGGTGCAGGCGAAGCCGGGCGGCACCGCCGTGCTCACCCTCGACAGCGACCTGCAGTGGTTCTCGCAGCAGGCGCTGCTGGAGCGCATCCAGGAGACCGGTGCGGCGTGGGGCACGGTGGTGGTGCAGGAGGTGAAGACCGGCAAGCTGCTGGCGGTCGCCGACTACCCGAGCGTCGACCCGAACAACGTCGACGCCACCCCCGACGCCGACCGCGGCTCGATCGCCTTCCAGGCGCCGTTCGAACCGGGTTCGACGTTCAAGGCGCTCACCGCGGCCTCCATCCTCGACGCCGGCGCGGCGACCGTGTCGACCCAGGTCGAGGCGCCCTACATCTTCACCGACGCCAACGGCGCCTCCACCCGCGACAGCTCCTACCACGACGGTCCGCTGCGGCTCACCTTCGCGGGCGTGATGCAGGAGTCGTCGAACACCGGCTTCGGCATGCTCGGCGAGCTGCTGAGCTCGGAGCAGCGCTACGACTACATGGAGAAGTTCCACATGACCACGCCCAGCGAGGTGGGGTTCCCCGCCGAGTCGGGCGGCATCCTCTCGCCCTGGCAAGACTGGGACGACCAGACCAACCTCACCACCACCTTCGGCCAGGGCGTCTCGACCACCGCCATCCAGATCGCGAGCCTCTACCAGACGCTCGGCAACGGGGGTGTGCGGCTGCCGGTGCAGCTGGTCGAGGGCTGCAAGCAGTCCGACGGCACCCTGACGGAGGTTCCGGATGCGACGGGCGAGCAGATCGTGCCGTCGTCGGTGTCGACCGACGTGGTGAACATGCTGGAGACCGTCGTCACGGGCGGCTACGCCAAGACCTCGCTCGAGATCCCCGGCTACCGGGTGGCCGCGAAGACGGGTACCGCGCAGATGAGCGACGGCTCGGGCGCCTACGGCTCGAGCTACATCACCTCGGTGGCGGGGCTCGCCCCGGCCGACGACCCGCAGTACGTCGTGTCGGTCACCATCGCGAAGCCCGTTACCATTGAGTCGGCCCTGGCCGCGGCTCCGGTCTTCCAGAAGATCATGTCGCAGGTGCTCAAGGAGAACCGCGTTCTCCCCTCCACCGTGCCCGGTCCCGACCTCCCGACGACGTACTGA
- a CDS encoding Mur ligase family protein encodes MSDRGSSALRPEHPIARSLPHLVDEFGFETAGAPVSDVVTGITLSSRDVQPGDLYVGLKGARHHGAAFAAAAAESGAVAVLTDPEGVDLAVESGLPVLVTPEPRLALGEVAAWIYRTREEPPTLFGVTGTNGKTSVAYLLEAVLRQLGITAGLSTTAERRIGDETIVSKLTTPEATEIHAMLARMREADVRSVVLEVSAQAITQHRVDGIVFDVVGFTNLTHDHLDDYQTMELYYEAKRELFQPDRARRGVVIVDAEWGGRLAQESRIPLTTISTDPASEAEWHLTVDEERADRTTFTLRGPDHRELTTSVPLLGAYMAANAALAIVMLVESGFDLDAIAHALNLAHDDDGDEIDDDDFQPGIDVYIPGRAERVSGDRGPIVYIDYGHSPDAFTSTLESIRRVTDGRVVMVFGADGDRDPSKRAEMGAIAARLADAVVITDFHPRSEDPALIRAALIAGAKAAVPDGELYEVADPRAAFRAALGLAGEGDVILYAGPGHEDYHEVAGERIPYSARDDARKALHEHGWL; translated from the coding sequence GTGTCTGATCGGGGCTCTTCTGCTCTCCGACCCGAGCATCCGATCGCGCGCTCGCTGCCGCATCTCGTCGACGAGTTCGGCTTCGAGACCGCGGGCGCGCCGGTCTCCGACGTCGTCACCGGCATCACGCTGTCGTCGCGCGACGTGCAGCCCGGCGACCTCTACGTCGGCCTGAAGGGGGCGCGCCACCACGGCGCCGCCTTCGCCGCCGCGGCCGCCGAGTCGGGCGCCGTCGCCGTGCTCACCGACCCGGAGGGTGTCGACCTCGCCGTGGAGTCGGGGCTGCCGGTGCTCGTCACGCCAGAACCGCGCCTCGCCCTCGGCGAGGTCGCCGCCTGGATCTACCGCACTCGCGAGGAGCCGCCGACCCTGTTCGGCGTCACCGGCACGAACGGCAAGACGAGCGTCGCCTACCTGCTCGAGGCCGTGCTCCGTCAGCTCGGCATCACCGCGGGCCTCAGCACCACCGCCGAGCGTCGCATCGGCGACGAGACCATCGTGTCGAAGCTCACCACGCCCGAGGCCACCGAGATCCACGCCATGCTGGCCAGGATGCGCGAGGCCGACGTGCGCTCCGTGGTGCTCGAGGTCTCGGCGCAGGCCATCACGCAGCACCGGGTCGACGGCATCGTGTTCGACGTGGTGGGGTTCACCAACCTCACCCACGACCACCTCGACGACTACCAGACCATGGAGCTCTACTACGAGGCCAAGCGCGAGCTGTTCCAGCCCGATCGCGCCCGCCGCGGTGTGGTGATCGTCGACGCCGAGTGGGGCGGCCGGCTGGCGCAGGAGTCGCGCATCCCGCTCACCACCATCTCGACCGACCCGGCCTCCGAGGCGGAGTGGCACCTCACCGTCGACGAGGAGCGGGCCGACCGCACCACCTTCACCCTGCGCGGCCCCGACCACCGCGAGCTCACCACCAGCGTGCCGCTGCTCGGTGCCTACATGGCGGCCAACGCCGCGCTCGCCATCGTGATGCTTGTCGAGTCGGGCTTCGACCTCGACGCCATCGCGCACGCCCTCAACCTGGCGCACGACGACGACGGCGACGAGATCGACGACGACGACTTCCAGCCCGGCATCGACGTCTACATCCCGGGCCGCGCCGAGCGCGTCTCGGGCGACCGCGGGCCGATCGTCTACATCGACTACGGGCACAGCCCCGACGCCTTCACCTCGACGCTGGAGTCGATCAGGCGGGTCACCGACGGCCGCGTCGTGATGGTGTTCGGCGCCGACGGCGACCGCGACCCGTCGAAGCGCGCCGAGATGGGCGCCATCGCTGCCCGGCTGGCGGATGCGGTGGTCATCACCGACTTCCACCCGCGCAGCGAAGACCCTGCCCTCATCCGCGCCGCCCTCATCGCCGGCGCGAAGGCCGCCGTGCCCGACGGCGAGCTGTACGAGGTCGCCGACCCGCGGGCCGCGTTCCGCGCCGCCCTCGGTCTCGCCGGCGAGGGCGACGTCATCCTCTACGCCGGCCCCGGCCACGAGGACTACCACGAGGTCGCGGGGGAGCGCATTCCCTACTCCGCCCGCGACGACGCGCGCAAAGCGCTGCACGAACACGGATGGCTCTGA